From the Quercus lobata isolate SW786 chromosome 6, ValleyOak3.0 Primary Assembly, whole genome shotgun sequence genome, one window contains:
- the LOC115995165 gene encoding RING-H2 finger protein ATL32-like has protein sequence MSYKGMSMAHLMVVVVLLIVPVYYSVNAQSSTETPDSSFDLDWEVKPSTAVITVILVCFFSFLGFFSIYLRRCAQARVAAATAAQIDSSSSPVAARERVTRRRGLDQAVIQKFPTFTYSTVKGLKIGKSALECAVCLSEFEDRETLRLLPTCNHVFHLVCIDTWLRSRVTCPVCRAKLTPETNRLVDDSLHSSESSNDPTQENSGSQLDEQQDHVVVNVEETESRDVQVQVDETVNRTSGKLPRSHSTGHSLIQPGDNTERYTLRLPEEVRMQVLECVKLERSSSNGVVLATVDNVDRQQVMGRTVNPTLDSVHSKSEESQN, from the coding sequence ATGAGTTACAAGGGAATGTCTATGGCCCacttgatggtggtggtggtgcttCTCATCGTGCCGGTGTACTATAGCGTCAATGCGCAGTCGAGCACGGAAACACCAGATAGCTCGTTCGATCTCGATTGGGAGGTCAAGCCGTCGACGGCGGTTATCACTGTGATACTCGTTtgcttcttctctttcttgGGCTTCTTCTCGATCTACCTCCGCAGGTGCGCTCAAGCGCGCGTGGCCGCCGCGACGGCTGCCCAGATCGATTCCTCTTCCTCCCCAGTCGCCGCCAGAGAGCGCGTCACGCGCCGCCGTGGTCTCGACCAGGCCGTGATCCAGAAATTTCCAACCTTCACTTACTCGACCGTCAAGGGTCTCAAGATCGGCAAAAGCGCGCTCGAGTGCGCCGTTTGCTTGAGCGAGTTCGAAGACCGCGAGACGCTTCGTTTGTTGCCCACGTGCAACCACGTGTTCCACCTCGTCTGCATCGACACCTGGTTGAGGTCTCGAGTCACGTGTCCGGTTTGCAGAGCGAAGCTCACCCCGGAGACGAATCGACTCGTCGACGATTCGTTACACTCGAGTGAGTCGAGCAACGACCCAACTCAGGAAAACTCAGGTTCCCAACTCGACGAACAGCAAGACCATGTTGTGGTTAACGTTGAGGAAACTGAAAGCAGAGATGTGCAAGTGCAAGTAGACGAGACAGTGAATCGAACGAGTGGGAAGCTCCCTAGATCGCACTCGACGGGTCACTCACTGATTCAACCCGGTGATAACACGGAGAGATACACTCTACGATTGCCAGAGGAGGTGAGGATGCAAGTTTTGGAGTGTGTGAAGCTGGAGCGTTCGTCGAGCAACGGTGTCGTTTTGGCAACAGTAGACAACGTGGACCGACAACAGGTTATGGGACGGACCGTTAATCCGACGTTAGATTCTGTTCACTCGAAGAGTGAGGAATCCCAAAACTAA